GAATTCCAAAAGACCACCTgataaaaataaaggaaaataactgTAAACAAATAGTGTATTATTTATACAAGATGAGCTGATACAAATCTCACATTTACTAAAACACTTCCAACAATCAATCACATATTGCTGCACAAACTATTACATTTCTCCATATGTTTAATTGTTTGTGTACATCTGGAGAAATCAAGTTATAAATTGTTCATCAGAGGTGAGCCTCATCTCTAATTGCCATTAAATGGCAACTCTTGCGAACTTATTTACTAAACAATAAATATGCTACTAACATATCACTTTCTATAATAATGTTCACATAACTTTGTATGTAAAGAACAGAAAATGAAATGCCTTTCTGTGCAATTTTATTGCAGCTACTGAAACATTGTCCAAGTGAACTAATCCTAAATTGAACTTAACCCCTTGAATAGAAATGTGCCGCCTTTCTCATCTTCAGAAATGATAATTAGACATATAAAAGGAACTTAAACAACTTTTTCCAACTAACTtgggagtcagacaagccaagtcaTAGGTCACCACTGAGCTAGAATGCTGGtcacagtgaaagggttaattatCTCTAAGAATATATTTTCTGGTTTAATTCTGCTCTTCAAATTGCCAATCTTATTAAACGAATTAACAAACCACTTGAAAATGCCCAAGGGACCAGCCCTCTGCAAAGCTATCTCTGGGATAGTCTCTAGTTTATGTgtataaaaagtaaagtattgaGTAAACAGGGACATGGTAAATGTTATTCGTATTAAAGACAAAGGAGAAGAGTATTGACTCATTGGGAGAGTGTTGTGTGATGGCAtgtccatagtaaccaatcagattctagttatcacttatctagtacattctattcTATGCTGATAGCTAGaacatgattggttgctatgggcaacagcttcacttttcctttttagaagttttagtaaatctaccacaaGGTCAATTTACTCACACATCAGATTTGTCTGTAACAGATAAGTGAAGGAGGCGTTCAGGGGACATCCATTTCAGTGGGGCAGGACGTCGGGTGGGGAAAGATCCTTTTAAATGCATTTCACAGGCTCCACCCAGTCCTGTCAGTTTGGTAGTAAAATTCCGATGGATAATGACATTCCGAGCTGCTACATCTCCATGAACCAGACTACGTTCATGCAGGAACTCCTGTAAGAGAAACAGGTTTGGTTGTTATCAGATTTTGGAGTGCATACCAAGCGAAACATTTGTACAGCAAGAAGGACAGAAGAGACAGGGGGGACATGACTGAAACTTTTAATGAAGTTATGCTACACACGCTGGATTATCGGTGATGATATCGGGCAAGGGACCTAATGTTCCAACATGCATGGCTCCCAAACGAACATGAAACCCAATACCAAGCCAATCAAAATTAATTGGATCATTAACAGGGATGTTGGTAAATCCAGTTGGAAGACTGCACTAACTAGAGCATTTAGAACAACTGGAAGGATCAGCCCATTTGTTTATAGattaaaacattttacaaaagAGGGGAATATTTTTCAGAATATTTTTAAGTGTACCTGTTGCCAACAGGCAGTGAcggcagcaattttgtgggctaaaccactGTCGCTAATTCATATAGTATTGATAAACTAAATTTGCACTATTGGCTAAATTCACATAATGGTTGCCCCTGTTTGCTGGTAACAAGTGTCCTTTGAATTCTGGAGCAAAAGAAGATACAAACAGGTAAGGGGAAAGCTCAGGAGTTAGAAGATGATTTTACTAAAAGAACACTTTGAACAAACTTTCAGTAACTGCCTAAATGATTATTAACCAGAAGTACAGAAAAAACAActgaaggtatatttactaaactgtgggtttaaaaatgtgaagatgttgcttatagcaaccaatcatattatggctgtccagagccgtaacgacgacGGCGCGACCGCTCCGAGCGCAAGCTCAAGGGGGCGCAGCTGTCCGATACCCAAGCAACAATCGATTCCtcaatacctggaatagcttggcgcttctgcccgcagtggaacgcatgtgcattccaccgaaagcaggaagttcgccattcaaatgccggacttcctgtcagtagaacgcatatgcgttccactgacaggaagtccggcatttgattgccgaacttcctgcttgttccactgcgggcagaagcgccaagctattccaggtatgCTTTTGGCAAATTTTATATATGACACCGAGGATTTACCTCATGAGCGCGGTCAGCGCTGTGCAATAGAACGGGGATCCCTGCACCGTTAATTAGATTAAGGACACCGCTGGACTCCAATCATACTGCTGGACTATTTGAGGTTGGTTTTTAGTCTGCTATTGAACCCTATTTTTCCTCCAATATATAGCCACTTGTTTGGACCAAAAGGACATACTATCTTTACACAAGGTTATTTGCAGCAGCCTCTTATGCCCCGATACAATTGGACCCCCGGACTTTGTTGTGTGGAATATAAGCACTGGTTGctatgtttatgtttttgcaCTATATTGAATGAccattccttttatttatttatttggatgtattaataaatgttattgttttaatcCATGTTACAATCGCAACATCATTACCATTTGAAgtcttcaatatttttatttactacaaGATAATTGAGCGCAATTGCTTTACCTTTTTGTTATATATGACACCTACAGGATTATTTCAGTATCTTTTTGATGGCAtagttaattttaataaaatggtaattgGTCTCAGTTTCTAGATTCACTTTTGATTTGACCAAAATATATAGAGCCCAGATAAGCAGAAGTGTGCAGTAAAACATCACAACTGCTGTGGAGCAAATCACGTAGCTTAGGTTGGTTGGTTAAAATAGCAGCAATAACTGCAATATGCCCTGATATAGTCATGTGTGTGACCCCAAAATGAGCTTGATTTCCCCCATAATCACATAAAAGTCAATCtgctcattgtgtacatgttagtTCTTTGCTCGGCTAGTACCACATGGAGAGGTTTTAGGCTGCCTGAATGTCTAACTTACTAAACTAAAGCTAACATTTGATTTGATGCCAAAAGCACTAGTTAAAGAGAGGTGAATGTTGTGACTTCCCCAAAAGTTGACTATCCTTTAAAATTTGCTGCACTAACTTACCTAGGTACAAAGTACTATCCCTAAGTTACAGAGACAATTCCAGATCTTGAACAAGTTTGTCCCTTAAGCAGCAAACATTGGCCAAATTTACAGTACAATTGCTGTTattctgcaatgctaaccactgtgccgcccagtaatgatagtctctctctctttgtaaagtgctagccacacccacacattaggttggccacacccacttgtcaaatgtcactcccacttagaagggggggcgccggtgccctgtctcgcccagggcaccaaaatgtctagttacggcactgtggctgtcattttgtagaatgaactaaataaatgaaaactagagtctgattggttgctataggtaatatctccactttttcaaacccacagtttagtaactataccccttggtcttaatctgcagtcagcattctctatttatttatttatttatttatgtatgtaatgtgtTGTTCCTGTCAAAGTGAAAcaagaagattgtggtgtcaacacacctctatatgaaacaaaatatttacattactttGTTTGTGCATGACATTTAACACAAGGCATACATATCTGTAACCCTGAGTAGGTTGGAGAGACAGGAGAGGCATAGGAAGATAAAAAACCGAACAATACAAGTCTTGCAGAAATATATGTTACACATACCAGTGCGGAAAGGATCTGCAGTGCTATGATGTAAACTTGACACTCGGTGATGTCATAGAGTAGTCCATCCATTGATATGAAATCCTGACAGAGAAAAATATGGTGTTTATATACGATTCATAGTGTAGTTCAGTATAGTTAGTATatcagcagtggcgcacgcagggggggttactgagtctccagaaacccccccccctgcgctaactaaatggccactatagcggcactgtcctatacagcaaccgcggcgctgtcaaagaagcgtccatggtggtgctgtagtgtatacagcaccgccgcggatgcttctttgataGCGCCGCGGCTGGCGTATgggacagcgctgcctaaacggagctgatGCGCATgcccgggcgcatgcgcagtagctctcgcgcgggttgggttgttcttttttttgggggggggggtcgacccccccccccccgacaatcctccgtgcgcccctgattaGTATACAGTATAGTTCTTCAATCCTCTAAGCCAATATATTTCCCAGTTGTCTAACCTGTGTTGGGGGTGTCACTTGCTACATAGATATATAACATTGTGATTTCAACAGAGCAGGGACTTTCCCACTGCTAGCATTTCCTGGTACAGCACATTATCATTCACTGCATCTGTATTTGTAAAGTGTGTAGAACCTTGTGTTGTGTTCTACTCATTATGTTCAGATTGTGTTCATTCTGAATGTAAGTCCTCAAACCTGTTCCCCAACGTTTTTAAGGAGTTCCCTTAACAACTAGCTAttcctcttttttttaattatagagaAAGTTCTGCAGGGCATGAAAGTTATCAAGAAAATAATCTGTAGATATCTAGAAAAAGGTTTGATCCTGTAGTGATGTTTCTTCTGTGTCTATCACACTTAAGCCACAAACCCAAATGTGGGCGTGttatgcacaatgtgggcgtgtTATGCACAATGTGGACAGTTAAGGGCATTGGTACAAAAAGGATGCGTGTGCCCAATAGTTATGCAGTTTGTAAATTATCTTTATAGATTCTGATGCAACAGTGCCCCCAGTAGCCAATGTATAATGAAACATGGTAGTATAGTTGCAaagcaataacaataatatttcaACAAAAATATTTCAAACACGTACTACAATCGTTTATTCAATAATGATTGTACGAAATGCATAACAGACAGGATCATTTACTAAGGTGGAAAAATGCAATGCTGTGCAAAATGTGTTCACTTTTGTTACATCGTGGGCCTATTACGGGTTCACATTAATGCCAGCGAGTGCAGAGGAGCAGAAATTGGATGGATGGATTAAGGTGTTCTTGGTGATAGCAAGATAGCTGCATTGTTTTCAGGGTCTGCCAATAAGGACTGTTACGCCAAAATCGGAACAGATGTGAGGTATGTTATATGCAGAAATGAGATTTAGTTTAGTGGAGCAAATAGActttgaaggtttggagacaggATATTTATAGTTGGCCTTCTGATGCCTGGTTACTTTAACTTTTATGTCCACTGAGATGTCAGGGATTGAGCATTGGCCATTACTTTCAATGGAACATCTTTGGCACCGTTTTGGtgcactttatataggaaggaacATTTATACATAATACCACAGTCAATTAAACATTGAGAAAACACGGATGTCTATGCTTTGTAATGCTCAATATTATAATATCCTTCTTTATAATGTTATCTCTTTATCTTTTTACTCTGATATTAAACACATATAAAAGGTTACAACATTTTGCTCTGTATAGATGGACCTATAATGACTCTGTTGTGTGCAGAACAATCCCAGAAAACCAACACAGAACAGCACTTGtataaacaacataaaatatttttgattATGATTACTAGTTCAAACATTTATATAGACATGTTTGAGACAGGTGTTTCCTgaaaatatttgttattcacaGTCTTAAAGTCAGGATAGGGGTTTGGCTCTGTATAAAATTACTTTTCCAAAAAGAAAAAGGTCATGAGTTTTAGCGACTATTATTCTTATTTAATAGCTTTTACTGATGTAACAGGTACAATATCCCAGAAGATCACATCTGTTTATCAGATAGAACTACCTACCTGTTATATTTATCAAGTTATGGCTACCGGGAGTTAGGGGCGGAATTCTTTGTGCATCAACTGTCTGCATGATGAGAATGTTTCCCCTAGCTGTAAGGCAAATTCTATTTGAAACTAGGAACAGTATAGCTATTCAATTTatcaataaattgaaaaataatgcaggtaggtaggtagttctagttgcaaaaaaaacaaaaaaaacaaaacattttcaagtGTAACAAATATGGCAGGTGGTATGATATGCCCTTTAAGAATTTTTCCCATGCCCTCTGTGCTTTAACTCACCTTGCGGCAATCCCATAGAAACTGCAGGAGAGACCCAGGCTCCACGCTCTCGAGGACCATGCAAAAAGGCTTTGCTTCAGAGCAGCACCCAATAATCTCCACCAAGTGAGGGTGTGGGCCCAACCATAACTGAAATGCTGCCCTTTGCAGGAAATGACGGACGTCGCTTGGATCAGCAGTGCCTAGAGGAATCAAAACATCAATTACAAAGAAGTTAAAAGAAAAGCAAAGGAACTGTAAACAATTGCAACACAAACAAAAGTAAGTGATACAGATATATGTACAGGGTAACAGATATATGTACAGGGTCACACATATCAGCAACGGAGGTTTTACTGCTGTCGTGGGCAAGTGCTGAGGTAGCCTTGGCGAATGCCTAGGGCTCAGAATTACCTGGAAGAGTGAATGCAGGTAATAGATTTTGGTGGGCTTTGGGTATGGTAAAAACATTTATACTGTTATACAAACCTTCCATAGCAATATACTTTGTGGATTTGTAAGTGCCACCAGCATcagattttaaatataaaagaaacaatGTAATTGAAAAATGCTTATGTATGTTTAGTGTTTTGTTCTCATGCTCTTCCTCTTTGTTATAGTGTTAACTGTAGAGAGAAACTCTAGTGCCAGACTGAGAACTGTGGAAATTGGATGATCTTTAGCGATGGTTGCTTACAAGTAACTGTGGGACAAAACCCCATGCGACCAGTATGATATGAATGCAACAGTCTACTCCTTGTGGGACCAACTACATGCGCCACATCTGTCACTGTAGGAAAAGCCTGCAGGGTGCTGTGAATTCTTGCAGTAGAGTGTGACATAAGTAGGCTTCACATGATGGTCAGCAATTACAGTTATCAGACTGACTTTATGCATTGTTGACCCACTTCTGCTTCTGTAGCCCTTGCCCAAGTGTCTCCTTTTTACAGCAGTAAAAACCTGCAGTAATCTGGCAAATGCAGCTTATACTTGGCTACTTTGATAATTTTGGCCCACCATCAATCAGAAATGCAAACACAGATCAGTTCACTTTCTCCTACAACTTTGTGAAAAGACTTTCATCCAAATCTTGCAGGAAAGTGTGCTAAGTGTAGTTTATCACATAGGGAACCACCAGTTACATTTTTATCAGACTGATTGTAAAAGATTTTGACCTGGGGTAACATAAAAAGGATGCTGGGTCAAAATAATCTGTAGCCCAGCCTGAACACAGACTAACCAACATTTTAGGACCATTTGAGGACCAtcacaacaaaataataaatatgatacAGGCTATGACTCATATACATAGAGCCGCATTGTTCCACTTTTGAAGCAGAGTGGTGTTTGACATATTTGGTTATTACATACAACGTAGCTCTGCTCATAACATGGAGCAAACGTAACTTCTGCGACCTCTTAGGTGGCAGAGCCTTTCGGCACACGGTAGAGGGAAAGGAGCAGTCCATACGTAGCATGGTAGTGGTTGATCCCATGATTATGTGTGCACGCCCTAGCTCAAGCTTTCGAGCATGGCCCATTGGAACTGACACTAGACAAGTATGTTGGAAATGTCTTCATGGTCCTTTTTTGTTGAAGACATTCACTGTatcttttttcaaatatttttttttcctttaaaagttgCCATATATTGCAGTAGCAAAATAAAATTCTTTGTGCCCTTTGTGTTTCCGAATATAATACATGTAAAGTACCCCACACATGAACAGATCCAGTCATTCTGCATTTCATGTTAGACACACACAAGACAAATTGATCAGATTGTCATTCAGCAACAGAGTTGAGCAGCAGGATCACATGTGTACATTATTTTGCTTAACATGAGTCATGGTTAGATGCAGTTAATTGACAATCCTAGTGACAGGAGCTTGATTGTTTGTCTAATACAAGCAAGCTTCATCAGTCTGTTacttacagtaaaaaaatatatgctaTGTAGGTAAGTATACTACATATTGTatactgaaatataaaaataGGAGAATGAAACATAGATGTGTTAATCCTGTAGGGTGTTTTATGGTCTTACCTTTCAGTTGTTTGATAACAATATTTCTGTCTTGCCCTCCATTGCTCCCTCTCAGCACTGTCCTGCAAATGGGACCAAACCTTCCTTCTCCTATCAGCTCCAGGGGCTTACTGATGGTCTCCCATGAAGTCTCCACAGCCACCAGCCTGGGATCTCGTGTTCTCAGCACACTATCCAATGACACCTCTTCCAGAGAGATCCCTGAGTTCGGGACCCTGCGGCTCAGCTGG
The nucleotide sequence above comes from Mixophyes fleayi isolate aMixFle1 chromosome 6, aMixFle1.hap1, whole genome shotgun sequence. Encoded proteins:
- the STYK1 gene encoding tyrosine-protein kinase STYK1; this translates as MDEQHYRPPGRTLLNCSSTDQLCLVQTYQYEVIVVPVFLIGVTVILLVIILFFRYHGRKSKMKQSQDRLSQLSRRVPNSGISLEEVSLDSVLRTRDPRLVAVETSWETISKPLELIGEGRFGPICRTVLRGSNGGQDRNIVIKQLKGTADPSDVRHFLQRAAFQLWLGPHPHLVEIIGCCSEAKPFCMVLESVEPGSLLQFLWDCRKDFISMDGLLYDITECQVYIIALQILSALEFLHERSLVHGDVAARNVIIHRNFTTKLTGLGGACEMHLKGSFPTRRPAPLKWMSPERLLHLSVTDKSDVWSFGILLYEIITLGAPPYPEVPPSQILQHLQRGNVMKRPSSCKQTLYNIMKSCWTWTAADRISLSELHKRLESGKKTSNDRTVLQVPELIVPELYEGVAGTEAVKMETDYTVL